The following proteins come from a genomic window of Pirellula staleyi DSM 6068:
- a CDS encoding ABC transporter permease, with protein MTAAAASAPPPKLGRGFFGEAWLRYRRRPVAMLGLGFLIFLAIVALTSPAIVGTRPIVCKYKGKLHFPCLQYFRSNWQFVPFFKDQFADDYPTALKKNDPNSWAIWPLVYQDPYRRVRQDEWPGMPENLVGAAPNRYNLMGTDQTGTDVFAQLVHGSRIALFVGFISTGLSALIGIVLGAIAGYFGGIVDMLVSRLFEVVACIPPLILILALLSVLEKPTIWHVMVVIGCTGWTSIARLTRSEFLKLRSVEYVTAARALGAGRVRVMFLHVLPNALAPVLVPITFGVASAIMVESGLKFLGFGIDPSEPSWGSLLNAGRGNLTQWWLIFYPGLAIFLTVLANNLIGEGIQEATDPRLREAAK; from the coding sequence GTGACTGCTGCTGCGGCTAGCGCCCCACCACCCAAGCTTGGACGAGGTTTCTTTGGAGAAGCCTGGTTGCGCTATCGTCGTCGTCCGGTGGCGATGCTGGGGCTCGGGTTTTTGATCTTCCTAGCGATTGTCGCCCTCACTTCGCCGGCGATTGTCGGAACCCGGCCGATCGTTTGCAAATACAAGGGAAAGCTCCACTTTCCATGCCTGCAGTATTTTCGGAGCAACTGGCAGTTTGTGCCGTTTTTCAAAGATCAGTTTGCGGACGACTATCCCACGGCGCTCAAAAAGAACGACCCCAATAGCTGGGCGATTTGGCCCCTGGTGTATCAAGATCCTTATCGCCGCGTACGACAGGATGAATGGCCCGGGATGCCCGAGAATTTGGTCGGAGCGGCACCGAATCGCTACAACCTGATGGGGACCGATCAAACCGGCACCGACGTTTTTGCGCAGCTGGTGCATGGGAGCCGCATCGCGCTGTTTGTCGGCTTCATTTCGACCGGGCTCTCGGCGCTGATTGGGATCGTGCTGGGCGCGATTGCGGGCTATTTCGGCGGCATTGTCGATATGCTGGTCAGCCGCTTGTTCGAAGTGGTGGCCTGCATTCCGCCGCTGATTTTGATTCTCGCGCTCCTGAGTGTGCTCGAGAAGCCGACGATTTGGCACGTGATGGTGGTGATCGGCTGTACGGGTTGGACCAGCATCGCGCGGCTCACGCGCAGCGAGTTCCTGAAGCTGCGGTCGGTCGAGTATGTGACAGCCGCCCGCGCGCTGGGGGCAGGACGAGTGCGGGTGATGTTTTTGCATGTCCTCCCCAATGCGCTCGCCCCGGTGCTGGTGCCCATTACGTTTGGCGTGGCGTCGGCCATCATGGTCGAGAGTGGTCTCAAATTCCTCGGCTTTGGTATCGATCCTTCGGAACCGAGCTGGGGCTCGCTGCTGAATGCGGGACGCGGAAATCTGACGCAGTGGTGGCTGATTTTCTATCCCGGCCTGGCGATCTTTTTGACCGTGCTGGCCAACAATCTGATTGGCGAAGGGATTCAAGAAGCCACCGACCCGCGCTTGCGGGAAGCGGCTAAGTAG
- a CDS encoding YfcE family phosphodiesterase: MKIGVVSDTHGHTLGTLAAARMLESLELKTVLHCGDIGSTEIPQLLAQFDMHYVTGNVDYDRAALGEAIERLGQHFYGRFGEIELAGRKIALLHSDDHLRFREVQLSGQYDLVCYGHTHQRLIEFQGKTMVLNPGAIYRASPHSIAMVDLATMEAEIIPL, translated from the coding sequence ATGAAAATTGGGGTCGTCAGTGACACGCATGGGCACACGCTCGGAACGCTTGCGGCTGCGCGGATGCTCGAATCGCTCGAACTCAAAACGGTGCTCCACTGCGGCGACATCGGGAGCACAGAAATACCCCAGCTGCTCGCTCAGTTCGACATGCACTATGTCACCGGGAATGTCGACTACGACCGGGCTGCCTTGGGAGAGGCGATCGAGCGTTTGGGGCAGCATTTTTACGGCCGGTTTGGCGAAATCGAACTCGCTGGACGCAAAATCGCGCTGCTGCATAGCGACGACCACCTCCGCTTTCGCGAAGTGCAGCTCTCGGGCCAGTACGATCTCGTTTGCTACGGCCACACGCATCAGCGACTGATTGAGTTCCAGGGTAAAACAATGGTCCTCAATCCAGGAGCGATCTACCGCGCGTCGCCCCACAGCATTGCGATGGTCGATCTCGCCACGATGGAGGCCGAGATCATTCCGCTGTAG
- a CDS encoding c-type cytochrome domain-containing protein — MRSAFWFAAALAIFAGTMRTTATAETRAEKPPQFETDVLPILKAKCFDCHSTTADELQGGLKLDNLELILQGGTSGAAIVEGDVENSLLLKAIRYEVEDMQMPPSGKLDDEKISLLEAWVKSLKSDE; from the coding sequence ATGCGATCGGCTTTCTGGTTCGCAGCGGCACTCGCGATTTTCGCCGGCACTATGCGCACGACTGCTACCGCTGAAACGCGAGCCGAGAAGCCGCCGCAGTTCGAGACCGATGTGCTGCCGATTCTGAAAGCCAAATGCTTTGACTGTCACTCGACTACCGCCGACGAACTTCAGGGGGGACTGAAGCTCGACAACCTCGAGCTGATTCTCCAAGGTGGAACCAGCGGTGCGGCGATCGTCGAGGGTGATGTCGAGAACAGTCTGCTGCTGAAGGCGATTCGCTACGAAGTCGAGGATATGCAGATGCCCCCGAGTGGCAAACTCGACGACGAAAAAATCAGCCTCCTCGAAGCCTGGGTCAAATCCTTGAAGAGCGACGAGTGA
- a CDS encoding transcription initiation protein → MAKYLISFPSAAMVVPEGEWDAVVRDSHAVIEEAKAAGVYVFGGGIDASVPPVLVAADGAVAEGGYPWAPPLNGGFTVLEIPSREQAIAWAARLAKACRCDQELRVFGFDPQS, encoded by the coding sequence ATGGCCAAGTACCTGATCTCCTTTCCGAGCGCTGCGATGGTGGTCCCTGAAGGGGAGTGGGACGCAGTGGTTCGCGACTCGCATGCCGTGATCGAAGAGGCAAAAGCTGCTGGGGTCTACGTCTTTGGGGGTGGCATCGACGCAAGTGTCCCCCCGGTTCTCGTCGCAGCCGACGGAGCAGTCGCCGAGGGGGGCTACCCCTGGGCACCTCCCCTCAACGGCGGCTTCACGGTGCTCGAAATACCGTCGCGCGAGCAGGCTATCGCGTGGGCCGCGCGCCTTGCGAAGGCCTGTCGTTGTGACCAGGAGCTTCGTGTCTTCGGGTTCGACCCGCAGTCCTAA
- a CDS encoding ABC transporter permease codes for MFTYLVRRVLLGSVTLLLITMLVYLLIRSMPGSPLDTDPAMMNPEKQVSKADRDRMMKNYGLDKPPIVGYGQWMGNVLLRADLGRSFTHKRPVILLLRERLWPTILLATVSLVLSLVLAVPLGLYSTAQAGKPVERGISIVLYGLYALPSFVTGLLLLILFYVYLQGTIFQLPRGGMVSQEYASFTFLGKVWDLFVHMILPVICYSYGSLAYYSRFVKSNMEEAIRQDYCRTARAKGASSRVVLIRHAFRNTLVPWVTSLGMMLPGLVSGSIILEQLFDWPGMGYLFFEAITARDYPVIMAEALLFSVLTLLGQLLADIGIAMVDPRVSYN; via the coding sequence ATGTTCACTTATCTAGTCCGGCGAGTGCTGCTGGGAAGTGTCACCCTGCTGCTGATTACGATGCTGGTCTATCTGCTGATCCGCAGTATGCCCGGTTCGCCGCTGGATACCGATCCGGCGATGATGAATCCCGAGAAGCAGGTGAGCAAAGCGGACCGCGACCGGATGATGAAGAACTACGGGCTCGATAAGCCGCCGATTGTGGGCTACGGCCAGTGGATGGGAAACGTGCTGCTGCGAGCCGACTTGGGGCGAAGCTTCACCCACAAGCGGCCGGTGATTCTGCTGCTCCGCGAGCGGCTGTGGCCCACGATTTTGCTCGCCACGGTGTCGCTCGTCTTGTCGCTGGTACTGGCGGTTCCGCTGGGTCTGTACTCGACGGCACAGGCCGGTAAGCCGGTCGAGCGGGGGATCAGCATCGTGCTCTACGGGCTTTATGCCTTGCCCTCCTTCGTCACCGGTTTGCTGCTGCTGATTCTCTTTTATGTCTACCTGCAAGGGACTATTTTTCAGCTCCCGCGCGGCGGCATGGTGAGTCAGGAATACGCCAGCTTTACCTTCTTGGGGAAGGTCTGGGATCTCTTCGTGCACATGATCTTGCCGGTGATTTGCTACTCCTATGGGAGCCTGGCCTACTACAGCCGCTTTGTGAAATCGAACATGGAAGAGGCGATTCGTCAGGACTATTGCCGCACCGCTCGCGCCAAAGGGGCGAGCTCGCGCGTGGTGCTGATTCGTCACGCCTTTCGCAACACGCTGGTGCCATGGGTCACTTCGCTCGGCATGATGTTGCCGGGACTCGTGAGTGGTTCGATCATCCTCGAACAGCTGTTCGACTGGCCCGGCATGGGCTACCTCTTTTTCGAGGCGATCACTGCTCGCGACTATCCGGTGATCATGGCCGAGGCGCTGTTGTTCTCGGTCCTGACGCTGCTCGGGCAGTTGCTGGCCGATATCGGGATCGCGATGGTTGATCCGCGTGTTTCGTACAACTAA
- a CDS encoding peptide-binding protein, whose product MMRATSPAAMFACGFLFVIVAAGGCGCTSSTTTSDVDFKLGDLIEPFTPPTLAELDANAKWEDQPVVDAMAVARSEQKSTTAPVTVDEALALKNDSPEANEKILKTLGRLAESDDEANWDATLNRHVPGDVKSSNPLLASSTTEFEVNSLLGFGLFGFDASFKPFASSDAVVSWQTSADRMYDKVVMRKDLTWSDGKPITAHDIVFSFQLIMSEAVPVPAQRSGTDKIKWIEAYDDHTLVIFHKESLPTNVWNINFSVVPKHVYEKSVYEDPSLQDSDYHRSFENNPVTGGAYEVVKRVPLQQIVVKRRESYYMHEGKQVREKPYFETVRFNVINDPSKALLTLKAGDVDEMILTPQQWTTETIGPDFYRNNTKAYGVEWVYFFFGWNNKSKFFSDARVRKAMSYAFDHEELIKKLRFGIDEPCNGIFHPNSMWSPKENAPKPYQRDPEQTRKLLTEAGWTDSNEDGVLDKEIGGKRVNFEFSILVSNRADRIDICRLLAQNLQQFGIVCNVKPLEPTVLQQKCLEHEFEAYFGGWGTGTDPDTSENLWATDKERNFVQYSNPTIDKLFEEGRREFDLEKRQKIYAQIHQLIYDDQPYTFLYFQNAFYGFNKSLRGYQFSPRGPYSYSPGFSSIYKPAMQ is encoded by the coding sequence ATGATGCGCGCCACTTCGCCAGCTGCGATGTTTGCCTGTGGATTTTTGTTCGTGATTGTCGCCGCCGGAGGCTGCGGATGTACGTCCTCCACAACCACCTCCGACGTCGATTTCAAGCTGGGGGATCTGATCGAGCCCTTCACCCCGCCGACGCTCGCCGAACTCGATGCGAATGCTAAGTGGGAAGATCAGCCGGTGGTGGATGCGATGGCGGTGGCCCGGTCGGAGCAGAAGAGCACCACAGCTCCGGTGACTGTCGATGAAGCGCTTGCTCTGAAGAACGATTCTCCCGAGGCGAACGAGAAGATTTTGAAAACACTCGGGCGTTTGGCCGAGTCGGATGACGAGGCTAATTGGGATGCGACTCTCAACCGGCATGTCCCCGGCGATGTGAAGAGCAGCAATCCGCTGCTGGCGAGTTCGACCACCGAGTTTGAAGTCAATTCGCTCCTCGGTTTTGGTCTGTTTGGATTCGATGCCAGCTTCAAGCCGTTTGCTTCGAGCGACGCGGTGGTGTCGTGGCAAACGAGTGCCGATCGGATGTACGACAAAGTGGTGATGCGGAAGGATCTAACGTGGTCTGACGGAAAGCCGATCACCGCGCACGATATCGTCTTCAGCTTTCAGCTGATCATGTCGGAAGCGGTTCCGGTTCCAGCGCAGCGCTCGGGGACCGACAAGATCAAGTGGATCGAAGCGTACGACGATCACACGCTCGTGATTTTCCACAAAGAATCGCTCCCAACGAACGTTTGGAACATCAATTTTTCGGTCGTACCTAAGCATGTGTATGAGAAGTCGGTCTACGAAGATCCTTCGCTGCAAGATAGCGACTATCACCGCTCGTTCGAGAACAATCCGGTGACGGGTGGCGCGTATGAAGTGGTCAAACGGGTGCCGCTGCAGCAGATTGTGGTGAAGCGTCGCGAGAGCTACTACATGCACGAAGGGAAGCAGGTCCGCGAGAAGCCCTACTTCGAAACGGTTCGGTTCAACGTCATCAACGATCCGAGCAAGGCTTTGCTGACGCTTAAGGCGGGCGATGTCGACGAAATGATCCTCACGCCGCAGCAGTGGACCACCGAAACCATCGGCCCCGATTTCTACCGGAACAACACGAAGGCCTATGGGGTGGAATGGGTCTACTTCTTCTTTGGCTGGAACAACAAGAGCAAGTTTTTCAGCGACGCGCGGGTTCGCAAGGCCATGTCGTATGCCTTCGATCACGAAGAGCTGATCAAGAAGTTGCGATTTGGGATCGATGAACCTTGCAACGGCATTTTCCATCCCAACTCGATGTGGTCTCCCAAGGAGAATGCTCCTAAGCCTTACCAGCGCGATCCCGAGCAAACTCGCAAGCTCCTCACCGAAGCAGGCTGGACCGACTCGAACGAGGATGGTGTGCTCGATAAAGAAATCGGCGGCAAGCGTGTGAACTTCGAGTTCTCGATCCTGGTGTCGAACCGCGCGGATCGAATCGACATTTGCCGCTTACTTGCCCAAAATCTGCAGCAGTTTGGGATCGTGTGCAACGTGAAGCCGCTCGAGCCGACCGTGCTGCAGCAGAAATGCCTGGAGCACGAATTCGAGGCCTATTTTGGAGGCTGGGGAACGGGAACCGATCCCGATACCTCGGAAAACCTGTGGGCGACCGATAAAGAACGGAACTTTGTCCAGTATTCCAACCCCACGATCGACAAGCTGTTCGAGGAGGGACGCCGCGAATTCGATCTCGAAAAACGGCAGAAGATCTATGCCCAGATTCATCAGCTGATCTACGACGATCAGCCCTACACCTTCCTGTACTTCCAGAATGCGTTCTACGGATTCAACAAATCGCTGCGGGGCTATCAGTTCAGCCCGCGCGGCCCGTACTCGTATAGTCCTGGCTTCAGCAGCATCTATAAACCGGCGATGCAGTAG
- a CDS encoding ABC transporter ATP-binding protein: protein MNQSIVSVKNLVTQFHTEEGIVPAVRGISLNLREGETLGIVGESGSGKSVTSFSIMRLLAGTGKIAEGSISYLGRDLVALSETEMQKLRGKEISMIFQEPMTSLNPVYTVGKQVMEAILIHQNVSRQQARERTIELFREVGIPAPETRIDSYPHQMSGGQKQRVMIAMALACNPKVLIADEPTTALDVTIQAQILDLLRKLRDNRGMSILFITHDLGVIAEIADEVAVMFQGEIVEHGKVLDIFSNPQHPYTRGLLACRPRLDTKYKVLPTVADFMETVKADDGGVKIIEKTMTEKRLESLTTEGRGRLLHPRSVLKAIGHPWEDSPHAPDTTCVTEGQAPLLRVRDLKVHFPIRKGLFLRTVGHVKAVDGVSFDIFRGQTLGLVGESGCGKTTTGRAILRLIEPDAGEVLYDGVNLRQLGTTAMRQARRKLQIIFQDPYGSMNPRLTIESMLTEPMVIQGLGKSATDRRDMAVALLEEVGMKAEHLRRYPHEFSGGQRQRICIARSLAVEPEFIVCDESVSALDVSVQAQVLNLLKRLQAKRGLTYIFISHDLSVVKFMADMMAVMKEGKIVEFGPSETIYARPHEQYTKDLIAATPSDDIELIRQRQIERQVVLAARANKAQ, encoded by the coding sequence ATGAACCAATCCATCGTTTCCGTGAAGAACCTGGTTACGCAGTTTCATACCGAGGAGGGAATTGTCCCGGCGGTGCGAGGCATTTCGCTCAACCTGCGCGAAGGGGAAACGCTCGGCATTGTCGGCGAATCGGGCTCGGGCAAGAGTGTCACATCGTTCTCGATCATGCGACTCTTGGCAGGGACCGGCAAGATCGCCGAGGGGAGCATTTCGTATCTTGGGCGCGATCTCGTGGCGCTCAGCGAAACGGAAATGCAAAAGCTCCGTGGCAAAGAGATCAGCATGATCTTTCAGGAGCCGATGACGTCGCTCAATCCGGTTTACACGGTCGGCAAGCAGGTGATGGAAGCGATTCTGATCCATCAAAACGTCTCGCGTCAGCAGGCCCGCGAGCGAACGATTGAACTGTTTCGTGAAGTCGGCATTCCGGCTCCCGAGACACGAATCGACAGCTATCCGCATCAGATGTCGGGGGGACAAAAGCAGCGGGTGATGATTGCGATGGCGCTCGCCTGCAATCCGAAAGTGCTGATCGCCGACGAGCCGACCACCGCGCTCGATGTGACGATCCAGGCGCAGATTCTCGATCTCCTCCGCAAACTGCGCGACAATCGTGGCATGAGCATCTTGTTCATCACGCACGATCTGGGAGTGATTGCCGAAATCGCCGACGAAGTGGCGGTGATGTTTCAAGGAGAGATCGTCGAGCATGGCAAGGTGCTCGATATTTTCAGCAATCCGCAGCATCCCTACACGCGCGGACTACTCGCCTGCCGGCCTCGTCTCGATACGAAATACAAAGTGCTGCCGACCGTCGCCGATTTCATGGAAACGGTGAAGGCCGACGATGGCGGCGTGAAGATCATCGAAAAAACGATGACCGAAAAACGGCTGGAGTCCCTCACGACGGAAGGGCGCGGGCGACTGCTCCACCCCCGTTCTGTCCTCAAAGCGATCGGACATCCGTGGGAAGATTCGCCCCACGCTCCCGACACCACTTGCGTGACCGAAGGGCAAGCTCCGCTGCTGCGAGTCCGCGATCTGAAGGTTCATTTCCCGATTCGCAAAGGTCTGTTCCTGCGCACGGTCGGCCATGTGAAAGCGGTCGATGGGGTGAGCTTCGATATTTTTCGGGGGCAAACGTTGGGGCTCGTAGGGGAATCGGGCTGCGGAAAAACGACCACCGGTCGCGCGATCTTGCGGCTCATCGAGCCCGATGCGGGGGAAGTGCTGTACGACGGTGTGAACCTGCGACAGCTCGGCACCACCGCGATGCGACAAGCGCGGCGCAAACTCCAAATCATCTTTCAAGACCCGTATGGAAGCATGAATCCGCGGCTCACTATCGAGTCGATGCTGACCGAGCCGATGGTCATTCAGGGGCTCGGTAAAAGTGCCACCGATCGCCGCGATATGGCGGTGGCGCTGCTCGAAGAAGTGGGGATGAAGGCCGAGCATTTGCGGCGTTATCCGCACGAGTTTTCGGGGGGGCAGCGTCAGCGAATTTGCATCGCCCGCTCGCTGGCGGTCGAGCCCGAGTTCATTGTTTGCGACGAATCGGTTTCAGCGCTCGACGTCTCCGTGCAGGCTCAGGTGCTGAATCTGCTGAAACGTTTGCAGGCCAAGCGAGGGCTCACCTACATCTTCATCAGTCACGATCTGAGTGTCGTGAAGTTCATGGCCGATATGATGGCGGTGATGAAGGAAGGGAAGATCGTGGAGTTCGGCCCGTCGGAGACGATTTACGCCAGGCCGCACGAGCAGTACACGAAAGATCTGATTGCCGCGACCCCGAGCGACGATATCGAGCTGATTCGTCAGCGTCAGATCGAGCGGCAAGTGGTCCTCGCAGCGCGGGCGAATAAGGCCCAGTAA
- a CDS encoding Gfo/Idh/MocA family oxidoreductase, which yields MLHKYRVAVIGETGRGNYGHGIDTVWLRMENCEIVGVADRDEKGLAAAAARLKAPKTFADYRQLLDTTKPDIVAICPRWLDQHAEMAIAAADRGIHIYMEKPFCRTPAEADAIVAACEKTDVKLALAHQTRYSPVLQTIHDLIGDGLLGTVLEYRARGKEDQRGGVEDLWVLGSHVLNLVHHFGGEPEWCFAQIRENGAPITKKNVREGAEGIGPLAGDRVDAMFGLASGATAYFGSQKEARGDRFGVQIFGSKGIVEVLTGHLPKAWFVADPNWSAGRSQATWKPITSAGIGLAEPIKEEGQTGGNILAVTDLMQAIEEDRQPECSMYEGRTTVEMISAVMESQRIGARVGIPLTSRVNPLTLLT from the coding sequence ATGTTGCACAAGTATCGCGTGGCGGTGATCGGCGAAACGGGGCGTGGAAACTACGGCCACGGCATCGACACGGTCTGGCTCCGGATGGAGAACTGCGAAATCGTGGGGGTGGCTGATCGGGACGAGAAAGGGCTGGCCGCTGCAGCAGCGCGGCTGAAAGCTCCAAAAACGTTTGCCGACTACCGTCAACTGCTCGACACCACGAAGCCCGACATCGTGGCGATCTGTCCCCGCTGGCTCGATCAGCATGCCGAGATGGCGATCGCGGCGGCCGATCGCGGGATTCATATCTACATGGAAAAGCCGTTTTGCCGAACCCCGGCGGAAGCGGATGCGATTGTCGCCGCGTGCGAGAAAACCGACGTCAAACTGGCCCTCGCGCATCAGACTCGCTATAGCCCGGTGCTGCAAACGATTCACGACCTGATCGGCGATGGTCTGCTCGGGACGGTGCTCGAGTACCGCGCTCGCGGGAAAGAAGATCAGCGCGGTGGTGTCGAAGATTTGTGGGTCTTGGGAAGTCACGTGCTGAACCTCGTGCATCATTTTGGAGGCGAACCTGAATGGTGCTTTGCGCAGATTCGCGAGAACGGCGCTCCGATCACGAAGAAAAACGTGCGCGAAGGAGCTGAAGGGATCGGCCCTTTGGCGGGGGATCGCGTCGATGCAATGTTCGGCCTAGCGTCGGGAGCCACGGCCTACTTCGGTTCGCAAAAAGAGGCGCGTGGCGATCGCTTTGGGGTGCAAATCTTCGGGAGCAAAGGGATTGTCGAGGTGCTCACCGGCCATCTCCCGAAAGCCTGGTTCGTTGCCGATCCCAACTGGAGTGCTGGCCGCAGTCAGGCGACTTGGAAGCCAATCACTTCTGCCGGAATCGGCCTGGCCGAACCGATCAAAGAGGAAGGGCAAACCGGTGGCAACATCCTGGCAGTCACCGACCTGATGCAAGCGATCGAAGAGGATCGGCAGCCCGAGTGCAGTATGTACGAAGGGCGCACGACCGTGGAAATGATTAGCGCGGTGATGGAGTCGCAGCGCATCGGCGCGCGAGTGGGGATTCCACTCACCTCGCGCGTGAATCCTCTCACGCTCCTGACCTAA